In Zingiber officinale cultivar Zhangliang chromosome 9B, Zo_v1.1, whole genome shotgun sequence, the genomic window TTAAGCTAATCCTGTTTTTCACTCTCGGATGAAGTATCTGGctattgactatcactttgttCATGATCTGGTGCAGACCTCCGAACTATGAGTTACTCATATTCCTAATAAGGAACAGTTGGTTGATGCACTTACCAAGTCACTATCTCAACCTCGGCTGTTTGCTATTTGCAGCAAGATTAATGTCGTTTCTAGAACACCATCTTGAGGAAGcgtattagaaaataattattattagtaaatacttatttattttctagttattagggaataattattattaggaaatactgatttgtttcctaattattagagaataattattattaggaaatacttatttgttttatagtattttatatgttttcctattttaTGTGGTTTCctatttttcattttataatgatatttatgtaccatatattattattaataaagtatATGAATTCTATTGTAACACTTATTGCGGAGAGGGAAGGTTAGAAGGAGATGAAGTCGAGTTGTTTGCTACGAAGAGGGAAAAGAGACGAATAATTTAAGCCTTAGGATAAAAataaatgtaattattatttttattctatGGCCCAGTGTGGGTAACTGGCCTAGTTGCCCACACTAGGCCTACGTCGGCTCTGCCCCTAATAGAAGATACTAAATCATAGTTACTACAACTTAAACTTGTTTACCAACATTTACATTATAGTAGTTACGCAATCATATTTTTTACAACTCAAACTTATTCAGTTCAATAACATTCACATTGTAACAACTATAAACTGTAGCTTCAATTCGAACTTGTCTTGTTCAACAAcatattcatatatttatattgtaataattagaatttcataattattacaatataGATTTGTCATGTTCATATAACTGCCCAACCACTTTAAAATTTAATGTGTATgataaaagataataatattgaaTAATGTATTTAAATAGAGCTATGTCATTTTAAGGATGCTGAGGAGATAGGTCACCCTttccataaaaataataataaaaaagaatgTTCATATAATAATTCAAAAAACATTGGTCCGTTTCTGATTTttgccaaataaaattaatactttAGTCTTTTGTATAATTCTTAGTGAACAGTAAATTGATTCGTTTAGAAACGGACGGAAATAACACACAATTTAGTTAAATGTAAAACATTCCATTCATATCATGATCCACAAAGCTACTATTCAATTACTTCTTCGTCATCCTCGATCACCGGTTTCTTCCTCCGTACATTGCCGCCACCAACTACGCACACCGCCGCCTCTCCATCTCCTTCTCCCCTCCCTCCCCTGCTGCTTTCCCCTCCATTCGACACCAGCGTCAGTCCGTGCTCCCTCTCCATCTGCCTCTTCATTGCTTGCCTGCCCTGCATGCAACCATTACTCCATCACGTTAATACCATGCAGCTTTTATTATAACTCATGAGAATCAGCTTTTACTACTGGCGCCGGCGCTCGCTTGATGTCTTGTTACCGGAGACAAGTCCCGTGAACGCGTCGCTCTCGCTGCCAGACGCGTCTTCGAAACACACACGCGTCGTCGCTCCGCTTACACCGTTCGCCGTCGGAATTGCGTCGATTGACCATTGAATGAGATAGTTCGGCGAACCATACACGTCGTGAACCGGGTTCGGGTCGGGGTAGAAACTAGAAGAACTCGAACCGGTCCCTGGTCCTGTGTTCCTTGCGTGAATTGGACCGGGTCGGACCGGGCACGAAGGGGGGCCTGTTCGACCGCATGAGCGCCAGGTTGAGGCCCGCGAAGAAAGGGTGCGACTTCACGTCGGCCGCGCCGCGCCGGGAGCCGAGCCGCGCGGTGGGGTCTTTCGCGAGCAGGCCGGCGATGAGGTGCCTCGCCGGCGAGGAGGTGGCGTCTGCAGGCGGGAAGGAGAGAGGCTGCTTGACGATGTTTCGGAGGGTCCGCTGGTTGGTGGACCCGGCGAAGGGGGTGCGCCCGTAGAGGAGCTCGTAGAGGAGGATGCCGTAGGCCCACCAGTCGACGGCGCTGCCGTGGGGCTGGCCGGCGGCGACCTCCGGCGCGACGTACTCGTGGGTTCCCACGAAGGAGCACGACCGGGCATCGATGGGCTCCGCCACGAAGCGCCAGGGTTCGGTTTTTGCGGCCGAGCGGGGCGGCGGCCGACGCGAGAGGAAGGGGAGGCAAGAGGGTTCAGCGGGCAGGCACTCTCCGTGTTCAACGGCGGAGTGATCCCTGTACGCAGCGGCGGAGGTGGCGATGGGCTCGAGGGTGGGGGCTGAGGTGGACTCAAGGGAGAGGTCGAAGTCGGAGAGCATGATGTGGCCGTCGGAGCGGATGAGGATGTTCTCCGGCTTCAGGTCGCGGTAGACGATGCCCAGCATGTGAAGATACTCCAGCGCGAGCAGCACCTCCGCCGCATAGAACCTACGGCATCGCGATCAACCACGTCAGAACCAGAACAGAGCAAAAGGAAGCATCTTTCAGTTGCAGTTGCAAACATGGATTGATTCGTAAATGGTTGGAAAGAATCTTTCCAGTCATGATTCCGATCGCCAAGTAGTCTCCGATCAAAGATAAACTTGGAAAACTTGCGTGAATTCAGTGGAGGTGATTAAAAAATTGGTGGAAAATGGGAAAAGGTTCGATTTTAAATTGAACAGAGGAGTTTGGAGGAGGAGCACCTGGTGGCGGCCACGGAGAAGCGTAGGCTGGGCTGGCGGTGGCGTAGCGCGTGAAGGTCTCCGCCGCAGCAGTATTCCATCACGACGCAAGAATAGTGCGGCGAGGCATCGAAGTCGGCATAGAGGATGGGGAGGAAAGGGTGATCGAGGATCCGGAGGATCCTCTTCTCCGTCGTCGCTCTattgagcttcttcttcttcgacaGCGCTAGCTTGTCGACCACCTTCATCGCGTATGGGTGCGGTGAGGTCTCATCTCGTAGGTGGCAAAGATAGACGGTTCCGATGTCGCCGCTGCCAATGCGGCGGAGGAGCTTGAAGTCCTGGGGACAGAGATTGGCGGGGAAGGACCGGGAACGAATCGCGGCCCAGGCTGGGTCCGACGAGCGGTGCGGTTTGGAGGGAAGCTGGGCAAGAGCGGAGGGGCTACGGGCGGCGTAAACCTCGGCCTCTTCCTCCGTCGCCGGAGGCGGCGGAGCCGCAGCATTATCAAAGGAAAGACGCGAGAAACTACTCCGGCTGTCGCCGCTACTGCTCATCGAGCTATGGCTCGAGTTAACCACTTCCGGCCCGACCTCGCCGTCGGAATCCAGCGCCAAATCCAGCATATCTCAACACCCCTCGAGCTTCAATTCAACACCTCAAATCGCGACACCTTAAATATCGAGCAAAGCGAGTGGAGAAGCATAAAAATTCAATCTTTCTCAACAGGAACGCACAGGAAAGACCGGCAAAAGAGGAAGCTCGCTTTGGATCTTTCCCCGGAATCAGGCAACGCGGCCGCAATTGGAGACAAGCACAACGATGCCCGTCAATAGATGGGGGCGATTCGCCAAGCAGACAGAGAAATCCCAGGACCAGTGACGAGAGGCCGCGATTCTATTCACTGCGGTACTCGCGAATCGAAGCGGCCAAAGAACAGGAAGCAAAGGAGTTAGGAATCGCCAGGTCTCACTCACTCCCCGTCGCGTCTCGCCCCCTTTCCATTATCCGACACCGAGCGCGGCAGGGAAGAACCAGAAACCCTAGCTTTGCTTCTAGCCCTCCGCCCCACCAAGCGAATCCGCGCCTTTTCGCCCACAAAGCAACAGAACCGAAGCTAAGAATCGCTACTCGTGACGGGGTCCGCCATTAGAGCACCTTCGACGGTCGCTCTGCCTCTCCTCTCGACGCCCC contains:
- the LOC122025076 gene encoding protein kinase PINOID-like, yielding MLDLALDSDGEVGPEVVNSSHSSMSSSGDSRSSFSRLSFDNAAAPPPPATEEEAEVYAARSPSALAQLPSKPHRSSDPAWAAIRSRSFPANLCPQDFKLLRRIGSGDIGTVYLCHLRDETSPHPYAMKVVDKLALSKKKKLNRATTEKRILRILDHPFLPILYADFDASPHYSCVVMEYCCGGDLHALRHRQPSLRFSVAATRFYAAEVLLALEYLHMLGIVYRDLKPENILIRSDGHIMLSDFDLSLESTSAPTLEPIATSAAAYRDHSAVEHGECLPAEPSCLPFLSRRPPPRSAAKTEPWRFVAEPIDARSCSFVGTHEYVAPEVAAGQPHGSAVDWWAYGILLYELLYGRTPFAGSTNQRTLRNIVKQPLSFPPADATSSPARHLIAGLLAKDPTARLGSRRGAADVKSHPFFAGLNLALMRSNRPPFVPGPTRSNSRKEHRTRDRFEFF